In one Lolium rigidum isolate FL_2022 chromosome 3, APGP_CSIRO_Lrig_0.1, whole genome shotgun sequence genomic region, the following are encoded:
- the LOC124699006 gene encoding adenylyl-sulfate kinase 3-like, with the protein MDKLVTSTVGKSTNILWHDCPIGQPERQKLLNQKGCVVWITGLSGSGKSTLACALSRELYSRGHLSYILDGDNLRHGLNRDLSFEAKDRAENIRRVGEVAKLFADAGLICIASLISPYRSDRSGCRSLLQNSSFIEVFLNVPLEVCEARDPKGLYKLARAGKIKGFTGIDDPYEPPSDCEIVIHCKAGDCATPKSMADKVVSYLEENGFLQD; encoded by the exons ATGGACAAGCTTGTGACTTCAACTGTTGGGAAATCAACAAACATCCTTTGGCATGACTGTCCAATAGGGCAGCCTGAGAGGCAGAAATTGCTAAACCAGAAGGGCTGTGTTGTGTGGATCACTGGGCTAAGTGGTTCAG GAAAAAGCACATTAGCATGCGCACTGAGTCGCGAGCTTTACTCCAGAGGTCATCTGAGCTACATTCTAGATGGTGACAATCTCAGGCATGGATTGAACCGAGACCTCAGTTTCGAAGCAAAGGACCGAGCTGAAAATATACGTAGAGTGG GAGAAGTAGCAAAGCTATTTGCAGATGCTGGTCTGATCTGCATTGCTAGCCTGATATCACCGTACAGAAGTGATCGAAGTGGTTGCCGCAGTTTACTGCAGAATTCATCATTCATTGAG GTGTTTCTGAATGTCCCACTTGAAGTTTGTGAAGCTAGGGATCCAAAAGGCTTGTACAAGCTTGCACGTGCTGGTAAAATCAAAG GGTTTACTGGAATAGATGATCCTTATGAACCACCTTCTGATTGTGAG ATAGTAATACATTGCAAGGCGGGCGATTGCGCTACGCCAAAATCAATGGCCGATAAAGTAGTGTCATATCTTGAAGAAAATGGATTCTTACAGGATTAG